In one Bosea sp. RAC05 genomic region, the following are encoded:
- the rsmA gene encoding 16S rRNA (adenine(1518)-N(6)/adenine(1519)-N(6))-dimethyltransferase RsmA, translated as MSQIDTLPPLREVVERHGLMAQKSLGQNFLYDLNLTSRIARSAGPLEGETVVEIGPGPGGLTRALLAAGAGRVIAIERDRRCLPALEEIAAHYPGRLEVVDGDALAVDLSTRLGGGPARIVANLPYNIGTPLLVGWLSPEAWPPWWTSLTLMFQREVAERIVATPEQRADYGRLAVLCNWRCETKILFDVPRSAFVPPPKITSAIVQLLPRAEPEPCDRRLLERITLAAFGQRRKMLRQSLKAVLPEPGDWIEEAGLVPTVRAEEVPVSGFVRLAQTLAPRL; from the coding sequence ATGAGCCAGATCGACACCCTGCCGCCGCTGCGCGAGGTGGTGGAGCGCCATGGGCTGATGGCGCAGAAGTCGCTCGGCCAGAACTTTCTCTACGACCTGAACCTGACCTCGCGGATCGCGCGCTCGGCCGGACCGCTGGAGGGCGAGACCGTGGTCGAGATCGGGCCCGGGCCCGGCGGGCTGACGCGGGCGCTGCTGGCCGCCGGCGCCGGCCGCGTCATCGCCATCGAACGCGACCGGCGCTGCCTGCCGGCGCTGGAGGAGATCGCCGCGCATTACCCCGGCCGGCTGGAGGTGGTCGATGGCGACGCACTGGCGGTCGACCTGTCGACGCGGCTCGGCGGCGGGCCAGCGCGGATCGTCGCCAACCTGCCCTACAACATCGGGACGCCGCTGCTCGTCGGCTGGCTCAGCCCCGAGGCCTGGCCGCCCTGGTGGACGTCGCTGACGCTGATGTTCCAGCGCGAGGTGGCCGAGCGCATCGTCGCGACGCCCGAACAGCGCGCCGACTATGGCCGCCTCGCCGTGCTCTGCAACTGGCGCTGCGAGACGAAGATCCTGTTCGACGTGCCGCGCAGCGCCTTCGTACCACCGCCCAAGATCACCTCCGCGATCGTGCAGTTGTTGCCGCGCGCGGAGCCGGAGCCCTGCGACCGCCGCCTGCTCGAGCGGATCACGCTCGCCGCCTTCGGGCAGCGCCGCAAGATGCTGCGCCAGAGCCTGAAGGCCGTGCTGCCGGAGCCCGGAGACTGGATCGAGGAAGCCGGGCTCGTGCCGACGGTCCGCGCCGAGGAGGTGCCGGTCAGCGGTTTCGTGCGTCTGGCACAGACCCTGGCACCACGACTCTGA